The Deltaproteobacteria bacterium DNA segment ATGCATGTCCACAATCACGGCATCCGCCTCATTGTCCACCTCGTCCAAGACCCGGTCGAGCGCCTGCAGGGGATAATCGGCCTGCTGGGGCATAAAAATCTGCCCGATGATATTGATCACTGCAACCCGCCCCCCTTTTTTTGTCTCCACGATCCCCCACCCTTTTCCAGGCGCCTCCGAAGGGAAATTGGCCGGACGAATCAGGCGGCACCCCGGTTCATTCAGATACGGATAGATGTCGTGGCTGTGCCAGATATGGTTTCCGGAGGTGAGAAAATCGACCGACGATTCGAAGAGCTCTTTGGCAAGCCTGACCGAAACTCCCCTCCCTTCCGCGGCGTTTTCACCGTTGCCGATGACCAGGTCCAGCGCATGCTCGCGCCGCAAACGGGGAACGACTTCACGAACCGCATGGCGCCCCGGTTTGCCGAAGATATCGCCGATGAAGAGGACTTTAAGCATTTAAAAGATATATTCGTTCTTTTCGGTGATGACTTTTTTCAGCCGGCAATCCCACGCATCCGCGGGGAGTTCATCCACCACCTGAAAATCGTAGGCCAGCCCTACCGTCCGGTTGGGAAAGTTTTTCAGCAGATTGTCGTAAAACGCCTTTCCGTAGCCCAGGCGATGCCCCTTTTTGTCGAAGACAATTCCCGGCGCGACAATCAATCCCAGGTCTTCGAGTTTTTCCAGCGGTGGACAACTGTCTTTAGGCTCGGGGATTCCCCATGCCCCTTTTTGCAGATCGGAGGGCTCTTGCACCTCATAAAAACGAAGCCCCTGTTCCACGCGCGGAAAATAAACGGAATATCCCGACTCGAGGGCCTTCATGAACAGGAGTTTGGTCTCCACCTCGTTCTTGATGGGGGCATAGAGGCCGATATTCTCCGTCTGCCCCCACACCTCCGATTTGATCAGCTTTTCCTGAATCGGCTTGCTTAAAAGATGAACCTTCTCCTCGGGCAGGGCCAGCCTCTTTTCAAGCATTCCCTTCCGCAGTTCTTCTTTTTTCGGATTTTGTGTCATGGAGAATTTAAAACAAAAAAATCCCCGCCATTAGGCCGTTTGGGCAGTTATTATTTTTGAACCCTGATTATATCAGGTGGGGCCCATTTTACCCCTTTAGGCTTCCCGCCACACTACGAGGCGGGCATGCTCACCAGGGCAAGGGACAGGCCCCTTTTTAATTCTATCGGTTCTAAAATAATGTAACTCCCCTCGCACCAGGCAGGGATCTTACATTCTTTCTTTTTTCAATTCCGACACGGCCTCTTCACTGCCGGAAAGCAATTCCTTCATCCGGCCAACCCAACCCCGAACTTTTTCCGCCTGCCGGCGCTTTTCGTTGAACAGATCCTCCGCGATATTCAGCGCCGCCAAGATGGCCACATTGGCCGTGGAGATCGCCTTTTTGCTCGCGACGATCTCGTGCATCCTCTTATTAACATAATCGGCCACTTTTTTCACCTGTTTTTCGTCAGCCTCCGTTTTGATGGTGAAGGGCTGATCCAAAATGGTCAGGTCATAGGATTTTTTCATTGGGTCACCGATTAAGGACGGCGCAAATATAAGGAGGGGAACGATTTCTTGTCAAGACATAAAGAACCGTTTTTCAGGGAGTTAAGGGAAGGGACTTGACAAGTTGCTTTGGGTTTAAAACAAGCCAGCCTCCGCGCGGCATGCCGCACAATTTAAAGGGACCATAACCGGTGCGCACCAGCGTTTTTACCGTCAACCCCACCGCCTCGCACATCCGGCGGATCTGGCGGTTGCGTCCTTCTTCCAGTTCGATCTTAAGCCAGACCGATTTGGGATTTTTGCCGACAATTTGCGCCGAAAGTGCGCGCGCAAGTCGGCCATCAAGGACAACGCCGTTTGTCAGGCGCTCGATCTGGCGCGGGGTCGGAGGGGGCTGAACTTTTACCTCGTAGGTTTTGCGGATGTGAAATTTGGGATGTGAGAGTTTTTGCGCCAGGGCGCCATCGTTGGTCAAAAAAAGGAGCCCTTCCGAGTCGTAATCGAGCCTCCCCACCGGTTTCAGGACTTCAAACTTTTTGGGGAGATAATCGTAGACCGTTTTTCGCCCCTCGGGATCGTCGCGCGTCACCATGCACCGGCGCGGTTTGTGGAACAACAGATAATGATGCGCGGGCCTGCCTGAAACCGGCTTGCCGTTGACGGTGATGCGCGAGGAATCGGGATCGGCTTTGGTTCCCAAAACGGTGACTTTTTTGCCGTCGACAATCACCTTCCCCTGCCGGATCAGCTCTTCGGCCTGCCGGCGGGAATAACGTCCTTCGCTTGCGATGATTTTTTGGAGACGTTCGAGGGGCATAAATGCCAAATGTCAAATATCAAAGTTCAAAGGAATTTCAAAACTACAAAGTCAAAAATAAAAACACTTTGTCATTTGACATTTGTCATTCCTTTGACATTTGAACTTTGTCATTTGACATTGAAGGCTGGTCAGTCGGCTGATTCTCGTCCGGCGTGAAAATCTTCTTCTCCAGATCCCGCAGACCGCGAAGGGAATTTTCCAGGTCCTCGATCAGCTCATGAGACCCTTCATCCTCGGCGCCAAAATCGGAATCGGACG contains these protein-coding regions:
- a CDS encoding cell division protein ZapA — its product is MKKSYDLTILDQPFTIKTEADEKQVKKVADYVNKRMHEIVASKKAISTANVAILAALNIAEDLFNEKRRQAEKVRGWVGRMKELLSGSEEAVSELKKERM
- a CDS encoding TIGR00282 family metallophosphoesterase gives rise to the protein MLKVLFIGDIFGKPGRHAVREVVPRLRREHALDLVIGNGENAAEGRGVSVRLAKELFESSVDFLTSGNHIWHSHDIYPYLNEPGCRLIRPANFPSEAPGKGWGIVETKKGGRVAVINIIGQIFMPQQADYPLQALDRVLDEVDNEADAVIVDMHAEATSEKRAMGWHADGRVQACVGTHTHVQTSDEEILPGGCAYITDLGMTGPYHSVIGQEKEAVLKRFRTTLPVKKFEVASGDVRLCGAIIEIDETAKRAVSIKRVCERIPDEVSRQWPK
- a CDS encoding rRNA pseudouridine synthase, yielding MPLERLQKIIASEGRYSRRQAEELIRQGKVIVDGKKVTVLGTKADPDSSRITVNGKPVSGRPAHHYLLFHKPRRCMVTRDDPEGRKTVYDYLPKKFEVLKPVGRLDYDSEGLLFLTNDGALAQKLSHPKFHIRKTYEVKVQPPPTPRQIERLTNGVVLDGRLARALSAQIVGKNPKSVWLKIELEEGRNRQIRRMCEAVGLTVKTLVRTGYGPFKLCGMPRGGWLVLNPKQLVKSLPLTP
- a CDS encoding 5-formyltetrahydrofolate cyclo-ligase, with the translated sequence MTQNPKKEELRKGMLEKRLALPEEKVHLLSKPIQEKLIKSEVWGQTENIGLYAPIKNEVETKLLFMKALESGYSVYFPRVEQGLRFYEVQEPSDLQKGAWGIPEPKDSCPPLEKLEDLGLIVAPGIVFDKKGHRLGYGKAFYDNLLKNFPNRTVGLAYDFQVVDELPADAWDCRLKKVITEKNEYIF